From one Ooceraea biroi isolate clonal line C1 chromosome 7, Obir_v5.4, whole genome shotgun sequence genomic stretch:
- the LOC105282046 gene encoding iodotyrosine deiodinase 1, giving the protein MLAEYLPFTFKYLYHILIAAIAFVLFNKFVEWPAARSGTPVFASASADDESTDPSEKENEELLEEDQVEPALSKDLKHVPYQYVKLPEKESLARASEFYRTAAARRTLRFFSADPVPKEVIHEIIRAAGTAPSGAHTEPWTFVVVANQSIKSKIRDIVEQEEEINYKKRMGVKWTTDLSPLRTNWIKEYLTIAPYLILVFKQTYSILPNGKKRIHYYHEMSVSIACGILITAIQYAGLVTLTSTPLNCGPAIRSLLERPANEKLVLLLPVGYPAKDATVPDLQRKPLSEILVEIN; this is encoded by the exons ATGCTCGCCGAATACCTGCCCTTCACGTTCAAGTATCTTTACCATATACTGATCGCCGCCATCGCGTTCgttttgtttaacaaattcgTCGAGTGGCCGGCCGCGCGAAGTGGAACACCCGTATTTGCGTCGGCATCAGCCGACGATGAATCGACGGATCCGAGTGAAA AAGAAAACGAAGAATTGTTAGAAGAAGACCAAGTGGAACCCGCCTTGTCAAAAGACCTTAAACATGTACCGTATCAGTACGTCAAGCTACCTGAAAAGGAATCGTTGGCTCGGGCGTCAGAATTTTATCGGACAGCTGCTGCGAGGCGGACGTTACGGTTCTTCAGTGCGGATCCAGTTCCAAAAGAAGTCATACATGAGATCATAAGGGCTGCAG gTACCGCTCCAAGTGGCGCGCACACGGAACCATGGACTTTCGTCGTGGTGGCCAATCAGTCTATAAAATCAAAGATTAGGGATATCGTGGAGCAAgaggaagaaattaattataaaaagaggATGGGCGTGAAATGGACGACGGACCTGTCACCGTTAAGAACCAATTGGATAAAGGAATATCTTACCATCGCACCGTACTTGATACTTGTGTTCAAACAAACCTACAGTATTTTACCAAATGGCAAGAAGAGAATCCACTATTATCATGAGATGAGTGTTTCTATCGCGTGCGGGATCCTCATCACTGCCATTCAG TACGCCGGTTTGGTGACCCTTACGTCCACACCGTTGAACTGTGGCCCGGCTATACGCAGTCTTCTCGAACGTCCAGCCAACGAGAAGCTCGTGCTGCTTCTACCAGTCGGTTATCCAGCCAAGGACGCAACCGTTCCTGATTTGCAGCGGAAACCTCTGTCCGAAATTTTGGTTGAAATCAACTAA